A single Tenacibaculum sp. 190524A02b DNA region contains:
- a CDS encoding DUF2797 domain-containing protein, protein MQYQGVLKKMATEHLDTVQYYLDMKSDFLNMNQLLHKTLELRFVTYECLSCTLEKPIYRQGFCKKCFFETAHAGDWIMRPELSKAHLGIEDRDLEYEKKAQLQPHIVYLANSSNVKVGVTRKSQVPTRWIDQGAHEAIEIVEVPNRYLAGITEVALKEHVADKTNWRKMLKNDIEDESLNDWQEKLRPFIPEEVQSYFIENNKETAINFPVEQYPEKPKSLNIVKQEAYEGKLVGIKGQYLIFEDQTVFNIRANEGLVVQITVKA, encoded by the coding sequence ATGCAATATCAAGGAGTATTAAAAAAAATGGCTACGGAGCATTTAGATACCGTACAGTATTATTTAGATATGAAATCTGATTTTTTAAACATGAATCAGCTACTTCATAAAACTCTTGAATTGCGTTTTGTTACTTATGAATGTTTAAGTTGTACGTTGGAAAAACCTATTTATCGTCAAGGTTTTTGTAAAAAGTGTTTTTTTGAAACCGCTCATGCTGGTGATTGGATTATGCGTCCTGAGTTAAGTAAGGCACATTTGGGGATTGAAGACAGAGATTTAGAGTATGAAAAAAAGGCACAATTACAACCACATATTGTGTATTTAGCCAACTCAAGTAATGTTAAAGTTGGTGTTACTAGAAAGAGTCAGGTTCCTACCCGATGGATAGACCAAGGTGCACATGAGGCTATTGAAATTGTAGAAGTGCCTAATAGGTATTTAGCAGGAATTACGGAAGTTGCTTTAAAGGAACACGTTGCCGACAAAACCAACTGGCGTAAGATGCTAAAAAATGATATTGAAGATGAAAGTTTAAACGATTGGCAAGAAAAATTACGTCCTTTTATTCCTGAAGAAGTACAATCTTACTTTATTGAAAACAACAAAGAGACTGCTATTAATTTTCCTGTGGAACAGTATCCTGAAAAACCTAAAAGCTTAAACATAGTGAAGCAAGAGGCTTACGAAGGCAAGTTAGTAGGTATTAAAGGTCAGTATTTAATTTTTGAAGATCAAACGGTATTTAATATTCGTGCTAATGAAGGGTTGGTAGTTCAGATTACAGTGAAAGCATAG
- a CDS encoding ABC transporter permease yields MIESNSLWQVALRKFKRNKTGVASFLYSILCGFVAIFCYWLAPDNSNSANQMHLEIHSKSPGFTVTMLLIPNVKKETTSWWTTFISGKQHVTTELPIQSYKVLDKELEVIKYADGLPKKYALSLFKNAPEKYIQEKTFVLGTDKYGRDLLSRLLIGTRISFFIGFIAVFISLIVGIPIGAIAGYFGGKVDDFIMWIINITWSIPTLLLVIAITLALGKGFWQVFIAVGLTMWVEVARVVRGQVITAKQQQYIEAAKALGFSDLRIIFKHILPNILAPIIVISAANFAAAILIESGLSFLGIGAQPPTPSWGAMIKNHYNYIILGKPYLAIIPGMAIMSLVMAFMLLGNTLRDVLDVKS; encoded by the coding sequence ATGATAGAGTCCAATTCGCTTTGGCAAGTAGCATTACGTAAATTCAAACGTAATAAAACAGGTGTTGCAAGCTTTTTATATAGTATACTCTGTGGTTTTGTAGCAATATTTTGTTACTGGCTAGCACCAGACAATAGCAATTCGGCAAACCAAATGCATTTAGAAATCCATTCAAAATCACCAGGTTTTACTGTTACTATGCTGCTAATTCCGAATGTTAAAAAAGAAACTACCTCATGGTGGACTACCTTTATAAGCGGAAAACAACATGTGACTACTGAATTACCCATACAATCCTATAAGGTTTTAGATAAAGAATTAGAAGTAATTAAGTATGCAGATGGCTTACCTAAAAAATATGCCTTATCATTATTTAAAAACGCGCCAGAAAAATACATTCAAGAAAAAACATTTGTATTAGGTACGGATAAATACGGACGTGATTTATTAAGTAGATTATTAATAGGAACAAGAATTTCTTTCTTTATAGGTTTTATTGCAGTATTTATTTCTCTTATAGTAGGAATTCCCATAGGAGCTATAGCAGGATATTTTGGAGGAAAAGTAGATGATTTTATTATGTGGATTATAAATATCACATGGTCAATTCCTACATTATTATTGGTAATTGCTATTACACTAGCATTGGGAAAAGGATTTTGGCAAGTTTTTATAGCGGTAGGTTTAACCATGTGGGTTGAGGTAGCGCGTGTAGTAAGAGGACAAGTAATTACAGCTAAACAACAACAATACATTGAGGCAGCTAAAGCACTTGGATTTTCAGATTTGAGAATTATTTTTAAACATATCTTACCAAATATTTTAGCACCTATCATTGTAATATCAGCTGCTAATTTTGCCGCAGCTATTTTAATAGAAAGCGGATTGAGTTTTTTAGGTATCGGAGCACAACCACCAACACCATCTTGGGGAGCTATGATAAAGAATCACTATAACTATATTATTTTAGGAAAACCGTATTTAGCTATTATCCCAGGAATGGCAATTATGAGTTTAGTAATGGCATTTATGTTGTTAGGAAATACCTTAAGAGACGTGTTGGATGTGAAATCATAG
- a CDS encoding beta-N-acetylhexosaminidase, whose amino-acid sequence MKNIVFVIACLLIASCSNKYQEISNSESDYQIIPRPQKLTIAKGRFLLTPKTKIICEPSLAQEATYLSELLKVSLGNNLAIESTTNSQGNITLQLDNSIENSEGYTLSVNYNAIIISGKTAKGVFYGIQSLRQLLPIEIENAEGITKELTVPAVEIVDNPRYTYRGMHLDVGRHFFSVPYIKKYIDLIAMHKMNTFHWHLTEDQGWRIEIKKYPKLTKIGGFRKGTAIGLAGTRNAPYTYDTIRYGGFYTQKEIKEVVKYAKTKHITIIPEIELPGHSLAALAAYPEFGNTKGPFEVAKRWGIFPQVYAPTEETFQFLEDVLTEVMALFPSKYIHIGGDEVLKKEWKESAYAQELMKKEKLKNEEELQSYFIQRIEKFLNSKGRNIIGWDEILEGGLAPNAAVMSWRGVEGGIAAAKQHHEVIMTPGTHCYFDYYQVPEEAQEKEPITGSKRHTSVAKVYAYEPTPAELNAEEKKYILGAQGNVWTEYMPTWDLVEYRVLPRMTALSEVVWSTKENKNWKDFHKRLQHIVKRYDLLGYNYAKHSITKK is encoded by the coding sequence ATGAAAAATATTGTCTTCGTAATAGCTTGCCTATTAATAGCCTCTTGTTCTAATAAGTATCAAGAAATATCAAATTCAGAAAGTGATTATCAAATCATACCCAGACCTCAAAAACTAACCATAGCCAAAGGTCGTTTCCTGTTAACCCCAAAAACAAAAATAATTTGTGAGCCTAGTTTAGCACAAGAAGCAACTTATTTATCAGAATTATTAAAAGTCTCATTAGGAAACAATTTAGCTATAGAATCAACAACTAATAGTCAAGGAAATATTACACTACAACTAGATAATAGTATAGAAAACTCAGAAGGATATACGTTATCAGTAAATTATAATGCTATTATCATTTCAGGAAAAACAGCAAAAGGTGTTTTTTACGGGATACAATCTTTGCGACAACTGTTGCCCATAGAAATTGAGAATGCTGAGGGTATAACTAAAGAATTGACTGTTCCTGCGGTTGAGATTGTAGACAATCCGCGTTATACCTATAGAGGCATGCATTTAGATGTTGGACGTCATTTTTTTTCAGTGCCATATATAAAAAAGTATATCGATTTAATAGCAATGCACAAAATGAATACCTTTCATTGGCATTTAACCGAAGATCAAGGTTGGCGAATAGAAATTAAAAAGTATCCTAAACTAACCAAAATAGGAGGTTTTAGAAAAGGAACAGCTATTGGATTAGCGGGGACAAGAAATGCACCGTATACCTATGATACCATTAGATATGGGGGCTTTTACACGCAGAAAGAAATTAAAGAAGTAGTAAAATATGCTAAGACCAAACATATTACTATAATTCCAGAAATAGAATTACCAGGGCATTCATTAGCAGCATTGGCGGCGTATCCTGAGTTTGGAAACACCAAAGGCCCTTTTGAAGTAGCTAAAAGATGGGGAATCTTCCCACAAGTGTATGCGCCAACCGAAGAAACATTTCAGTTTCTAGAAGATGTGTTAACAGAAGTAATGGCACTTTTCCCCAGTAAATATATCCATATTGGAGGAGATGAGGTCTTGAAAAAAGAATGGAAAGAAAGTGCCTATGCACAAGAATTAATGAAAAAAGAAAAACTTAAAAATGAAGAAGAATTACAAAGCTATTTTATACAACGAATAGAAAAGTTTTTGAATTCAAAAGGACGAAATATTATTGGATGGGATGAAATTTTGGAAGGTGGTTTAGCACCCAATGCAGCCGTAATGTCTTGGCGTGGAGTTGAAGGCGGTATTGCAGCAGCCAAACAACACCATGAAGTAATCATGACTCCAGGTACACATTGTTATTTTGATTATTACCAAGTACCTGAAGAAGCACAAGAGAAAGAACCCATAACAGGAAGTAAAAGGCATACAAGTGTAGCAAAAGTATATGCTTATGAACCAACTCCAGCTGAATTAAATGCTGAGGAAAAAAAATATATCCTTGGAGCGCAAGGAAATGTTTGGACAGAATACATGCCTACTTGGGATTTGGTAGAATATAGAGTATTGCCTAGAATGACAGCTTTATCTGAAGTAGTATGGTCAACAAAAGAAAATAAAAATTGGAAGGATTTTCATAAACGTTTGCAACACATTGTAAAACGATATGACCTATTAGGATATAATTACGCAAAACATAGCATTACAAAAAAATAA
- the lysS gene encoding lysine--tRNA ligase: MQLSEQEVVRREKLTKLRELGINPYPADLYPLDTNSKQIKQDFTEGKKVIIAGRLMSRRIQGKASFAELQDSEGRVQVYFNRDEICTGEDKTLYNEVYKKLLDIGDFIGVEGELFTTQVGEKTVLVKNFTLLSKALKPLPLPKVDAEGNTFDGFTDPEMRYRQRYADLAVNPHVKDVFVKRTKLFNAMRQFFNDAGYFEVETPILQPIPGGAAARPFVTHHNALDIPLYMRIANELYLKRLIVGGFDGVYEFSKNFRNEGMDRTHNPEFTAMEIYVAYKDYNWMMDFTEKLLEHCALAVNGTTQATFGEYEVDFKAPYARVTMADSIKHFTGFDITGKSEDEIREAAKGMGIEVDDTMGKGKLIDEIFGEKCEGNYIQPTFITDYPKEMSPLCKEHRDNPELTERFELMVCGKEIANAYSELNDPIDQRERFEAQLKLAARGDDEAGEFIDQDFLRALEYGMPPTSGLGIGMDRLIMFLTNNQSIQEVLFFPQMKPERKAPTVELNEDEKSVLALLEKTEKIDLNELKVQSGLSNKKWDKTIKGLTKNKLAKVEKTEEGLFVEIV; encoded by the coding sequence ATGCAATTATCAGAACAAGAAGTTGTACGTAGAGAAAAACTTACCAAGTTACGTGAGTTAGGAATCAATCCATATCCAGCAGATTTATATCCATTAGATACCAATTCCAAACAGATTAAACAGGATTTCACTGAAGGGAAAAAGGTGATAATTGCTGGAAGATTAATGTCTCGTCGTATTCAAGGAAAAGCTTCTTTTGCTGAATTGCAGGATAGTGAAGGAAGAGTACAAGTTTATTTTAATAGAGATGAAATTTGTACAGGAGAAGACAAGACTTTATACAATGAAGTATACAAGAAATTACTTGATATAGGTGATTTTATTGGTGTAGAAGGAGAGTTGTTTACTACACAAGTGGGCGAAAAAACAGTATTGGTAAAGAACTTTACACTATTAAGTAAAGCATTAAAACCATTACCATTACCTAAAGTAGATGCAGAAGGAAATACTTTTGATGGATTTACAGATCCTGAAATGCGTTATCGTCAGCGTTATGCAGATTTAGCTGTAAACCCACATGTAAAAGATGTATTTGTTAAACGTACCAAGTTATTCAATGCCATGCGTCAGTTTTTTAATGATGCTGGTTATTTTGAAGTAGAAACACCAATATTACAACCAATTCCAGGTGGAGCAGCTGCAAGACCTTTCGTTACGCATCACAATGCATTAGATATTCCATTATACATGCGTATTGCCAATGAGTTATACTTAAAACGTTTAATTGTTGGTGGGTTTGATGGAGTGTATGAGTTTTCTAAAAACTTCCGTAATGAGGGAATGGATAGAACACACAATCCAGAGTTTACAGCTATGGAGATTTATGTAGCTTATAAAGACTATAATTGGATGATGGACTTTACTGAAAAGCTATTAGAACATTGTGCCTTAGCAGTAAATGGAACAACCCAAGCTACTTTTGGAGAGTATGAGGTAGATTTCAAAGCACCGTATGCACGTGTTACCATGGCAGATTCTATTAAGCATTTTACTGGTTTTGATATTACTGGAAAGTCAGAAGATGAAATTAGAGAAGCAGCTAAAGGAATGGGTATTGAAGTGGATGATACCATGGGGAAAGGAAAATTAATTGATGAGATTTTTGGTGAAAAATGTGAAGGAAACTACATTCAACCAACATTCATTACAGACTATCCAAAAGAAATGTCGCCTTTATGTAAAGAACATAGAGACAACCCTGAGTTAACTGAACGTTTTGAATTAATGGTGTGTGGTAAAGAAATAGCCAATGCGTATTCTGAGTTAAATGACCCAATAGATCAACGTGAGCGTTTTGAAGCACAATTAAAATTAGCAGCAAGAGGAGATGATGAAGCAGGTGAATTTATAGATCAAGACTTTTTACGTGCACTTGAGTACGGAATGCCACCAACTTCTGGGTTAGGAATTGGTATGGATCGTTTAATTATGTTCTTAACCAACAATCAATCTATCCAAGAAGTACTGTTCTTCCCACAGATGAAACCGGAAAGAAAAGCGCCAACTGTGGAATTAAATGAGGATGAAAAATCGGTGTTAGCTTTATTAGAAAAGACCGAGAAGATAGATTTAAACGAGCTAAAAGTACAAAGTGGGTTAAGTAATAAAAAATGGGATAAAACCATTAAAGGGTTAACCAAAAATAAACTAGCTAAAGTAGAAAAAACAGAAGAAGGTTTGTTTGTAGAAATAGTGTAA
- a CDS encoding DUF456 domain-containing protein, protein MDTFLLILGFLLTGLGILGSFLPVLPGPITGWAGLLVLHFTDAVPMNTTFLTITGVIALLIFILDYFIPAMGTKKFGGTKYGAYGTTIGLIVGLLSPIPFGIIIGAFVGALVGELLYDGSDVNRALKASFGAFLGFLASVTIKFSVAVLYFVLFVIKFWEYKGGFWA, encoded by the coding sequence ATGGATACATTTTTATTGATATTAGGGTTTTTACTTACAGGATTAGGAATATTGGGTTCTTTCCTTCCTGTATTACCAGGCCCTATAACAGGTTGGGCAGGGTTATTAGTACTACATTTTACAGATGCAGTACCAATGAATACCACTTTCTTAACAATCACAGGCGTTATTGCACTTTTAATATTTATTCTAGATTATTTTATACCAGCAATGGGAACTAAAAAGTTTGGAGGCACTAAATATGGAGCTTATGGAACAACCATAGGTTTAATAGTTGGTTTATTATCACCCATACCATTTGGAATTATTATAGGAGCTTTTGTAGGAGCATTGGTTGGTGAATTGTTGTATGATGGATCAGATGTAAACAGAGCATTAAAAGCTTCTTTTGGAGCTTTCTTAGGTTTTTTAGCTTCAGTAACTATAAAATTTTCAGTAGCGGTATTATACTTCGTTCTTTTTGTAATAAAGTTTTGGGAGTATAAAGGAGGCTTTTGGGCGTAA
- a CDS encoding BlaI/MecI/CopY family transcriptional regulator: protein MSKQLTKAEEQIMQVLWELKEASVKDIIHEIPAPKPAYNTVSTIIRILETKEFVSHKQKGRGYVYFPLIEKSMYSNQSIHKLMNGYFGGSFKSMVSFFMKENQVDINELESILKEVNKND, encoded by the coding sequence ATGAGTAAACAATTAACAAAAGCAGAAGAGCAAATTATGCAAGTTTTATGGGAGTTAAAAGAGGCTTCTGTAAAAGATATTATTCATGAAATACCAGCACCAAAACCTGCTTATAATACGGTTTCTACTATTATTCGAATTTTAGAAACAAAAGAATTTGTGAGCCACAAACAAAAAGGTAGAGGCTATGTTTACTTTCCTTTAATTGAAAAAAGCATGTATAGTAATCAAAGTATTCATAAACTTATGAACGGTTATTTTGGAGGTTCTTTTAAAAGTATGGTTTCTTTTTTTATGAAAGAAAATCAAGTAGATATAAATGAGTTAGAAAGTATTTTAAAAGAAGTAAATAAAAACGACTAG
- a CDS encoding M56 family metallopeptidase, with amino-acid sequence MIDYIIQVLLFQILFTLCYDLFLSKETFFSSNRWYLLGATIFSFCLPFINVSLFKKTSNEYLVLVPEVIISPQKVIEASTWYQEINYVSLIFWMVSILFLGLFIHKLSTIFRLITNNKKIKKDSYTLVLINGKTKAFSFFNYIFIGTGIAKDQQQQIIHHELIHSKQKHSLDLLFFEFLKIFMWFNPMIYILQHRISLVHEYISDAEVSKLSSKKAYINNLLSDIFQVASISFINQFYKHSLIKKRIIMMTKKQSENRKQLKYLVLVPAVLGMLFYVSCNNTDTKVSSPSSSEKMVEPKENLPILSNEKVSFASLEKIPTFPDCPDGDKGCFNKTMISFVQKHFDVKHANTLNLPVGKKRIYASFIISNTGEVKDIKARAPHATLKEHAESIISKLPRMKAGEKNGKRVNVHYTLPITFVVE; translated from the coding sequence ATGATTGATTACATTATTCAGGTATTACTATTTCAAATATTGTTTACCCTTTGTTACGATTTATTTTTAAGTAAAGAAACTTTTTTCTCTAGCAATAGATGGTATTTATTAGGAGCAACGATATTTTCCTTTTGTTTACCTTTTATAAACGTTTCTTTATTTAAGAAAACTTCAAATGAGTATTTAGTATTAGTACCTGAAGTAATTATATCACCACAAAAGGTTATTGAGGCCTCTACTTGGTATCAAGAAATCAATTACGTAAGTCTTATATTCTGGATGGTTTCTATTCTTTTTCTAGGTCTATTTATACATAAACTATCTACCATCTTTCGATTGATTACCAACAACAAAAAAATTAAAAAAGACTCGTATACTTTAGTTTTAATTAATGGTAAAACTAAGGCTTTTTCTTTTTTCAATTATATTTTTATTGGTACTGGTATCGCAAAAGATCAACAACAACAAATTATACATCACGAATTAATTCATAGTAAACAAAAGCATTCTTTAGACTTATTATTTTTTGAGTTTCTTAAAATTTTCATGTGGTTTAATCCAATGATTTACATACTACAACATAGAATTTCTTTAGTTCATGAATATATATCCGATGCTGAAGTAAGTAAACTCAGCTCTAAAAAGGCATATATCAACAATTTACTATCTGATATTTTTCAGGTAGCTTCTATTTCATTCATTAATCAATTTTATAAACATTCATTAATCAAAAAACGAATTATTATGATGACAAAAAAACAATCCGAAAACCGTAAACAACTAAAGTATTTAGTATTAGTCCCAGCTGTATTAGGCATGCTATTTTATGTTTCTTGTAATAACACCGACACAAAAGTATCATCTCCTAGCTCCTCAGAGAAAATGGTAGAACCAAAGGAAAATTTACCAATTTTGAGTAACGAAAAAGTTTCTTTTGCTTCATTAGAGAAAATTCCTACTTTTCCAGATTGTCCTGATGGGGATAAAGGTTGTTTTAACAAAACAATGATTTCTTTTGTTCAAAAACATTTTGATGTAAAACATGCTAATACTTTGAATTTACCTGTAGGTAAAAAACGAATTTATGCTTCATTTATAATTTCTAATACTGGAGAAGTAAAAGACATTAAGGCTAGGGCTCCACATGCTACCTTAAAAGAACATGCAGAATCAATTATTAGTAAACTACCCAGAATGAAAGCTGGTGAAAAAAACGGTAAAAGGGTAAATGTTCATTATACACTGCCTATTACTTTTGTTGTTGAATAA
- a CDS encoding DUF4350 domain-containing protein: MKRLFFLSYWLLTQTLAYSQQIPDTTFIPTIEKRSYATKIYVDEAHGNFHTINNRFLPFATILRKAGYTVKRFQNTFSESSLKELKVLVISNALPQTSRPPFVAPTQSAFTKKEIESIHNWVANGGSLFLIADHMPFAGASEQLAATFGFKFYDSFLFTKDRRGIIDFSKENKMLSTAKLASDNAPHKHINLVRTFTGQAFKAPSKATSILKANEDLIVHLPDTMWRFSEKTKRFSAKDLSQGAIMNYKKGKIAFFGEAAMFTAQLAGPNRIKVGMNAKEAVDNYKLLLNIMHWLQSK, from the coding sequence ATGAAAAGGTTATTCTTTTTAAGTTATTGGCTTTTAACACAGACTTTAGCTTATTCACAACAGATTCCAGACACAACATTTATACCCACAATTGAAAAAAGAAGCTACGCTACTAAAATATATGTAGACGAGGCTCATGGAAACTTTCATACCATTAACAATCGTTTTTTACCTTTTGCTACAATTTTAAGAAAAGCGGGGTATACTGTGAAAAGATTTCAAAATACATTTTCTGAAAGTTCTTTAAAAGAATTGAAGGTTTTAGTTATCTCAAATGCTTTGCCTCAAACTAGTAGACCACCATTTGTTGCGCCTACTCAAAGTGCTTTTACTAAAAAAGAAATTGAAAGCATACACAATTGGGTAGCCAACGGAGGTTCTTTATTTTTAATTGCTGATCATATGCCTTTTGCTGGTGCAAGTGAGCAATTGGCAGCTACTTTTGGGTTTAAGTTTTATGATAGTTTTTTATTCACCAAAGACAGAAGAGGTATTATCGATTTTTCTAAAGAAAATAAAATGTTATCTACCGCTAAATTAGCATCTGATAATGCTCCACATAAGCATATAAATCTAGTACGGACGTTTACTGGTCAAGCTTTTAAGGCTCCTAGTAAAGCTACCTCAATTTTGAAAGCCAATGAAGATCTAATTGTTCATTTACCTGATACTATGTGGCGTTTTTCAGAAAAGACTAAACGTTTTTCTGCCAAAGACTTATCACAAGGTGCCATTATGAATTACAAAAAAGGAAAGATTGCTTTTTTTGGTGAAGCTGCTATGTTTACCGCTCAATTAGCTGGCCCTAATAGAATAAAAGTAGGAATGAATGCCAAAGAAGCGGTTGATAATTATAAATTGTTACTCAATATTATGCATTGGTTACAATCAAAATAG
- a CDS encoding acyl-CoA thioesterase — translation MSFSVNFTTRWADFDANIHMRHTAYNDYAAEVRLRFFNKHNITIQDFTKEQIGPILFEENTKFLKEIHMGEDISVNLKVVGLSSKGERWKIQHEVFNSKGKRAAIITVYGAWLDLVKRKLSVPPIKFQEIFNEVEKTEDFQEILLKQS, via the coding sequence ATGAGTTTTTCTGTAAATTTTACCACTAGATGGGCTGACTTTGATGCAAATATTCATATGCGTCATACTGCATATAACGATTATGCTGCTGAAGTTAGACTTCGTTTTTTTAATAAACACAACATTACTATTCAAGACTTTACCAAAGAACAAATTGGTCCTATTTTATTTGAGGAAAACACCAAGTTTTTAAAAGAAATTCATATGGGTGAAGACATTTCTGTAAATTTAAAAGTAGTTGGACTTTCAAGTAAGGGTGAACGATGGAAAATTCAACATGAGGTTTTTAATAGCAAAGGAAAACGTGCTGCTATTATTACTGTGTATGGTGCTTGGTTAGATTTGGTAAAACGCAAACTGTCTGTTCCTCCTATAAAATTTCAAGAAATTTTTAATGAAGTAGAAAAAACGGAAGATTTTCAAGAAATTTTATTAAAACAATCATGA
- a CDS encoding DNA/RNA non-specific endonuclease, giving the protein MSTSRKIKVILVLLSIGISYWLKQSDKKETNSPSNSEVRSEKKSTFNFLPTSTTGAIVKHNGYQLSYSEAHEQAEWVAYSLSKKDIIYTKHKRPFFISDPKVRTKSASWKNYKRSGYDKGHLCPAGDKRYSKKAHDETFYTSNISPQKHDFNAGIWNKLEQKTRYWAKKYNHLYVVTGGVLKPNLKTIGKDRVSVPNQFYKILLDYTKPEIKAIAFLLPHQESNKPLYSFVVSIDYLEKLTGIDFFPELPDKLENKLEASTDYKNWSFR; this is encoded by the coding sequence ATGAGTACATCAAGGAAAATAAAAGTTATACTAGTGCTTCTGTCTATTGGGATTAGCTATTGGTTAAAGCAATCGGATAAAAAAGAAACAAATTCTCCCTCAAACTCAGAAGTACGTTCTGAAAAAAAATCGACTTTTAATTTTCTACCTACCTCAACTACTGGAGCTATTGTTAAACATAATGGCTATCAGCTTTCTTATAGTGAAGCACATGAACAAGCGGAATGGGTTGCTTATTCTTTAAGTAAAAAAGATATTATTTACACAAAGCATAAGCGACCTTTTTTTATAAGTGACCCTAAAGTACGAACAAAATCTGCTAGTTGGAAAAATTATAAAAGATCTGGATATGACAAAGGACATCTTTGTCCTGCTGGTGATAAGCGTTACTCAAAAAAGGCGCATGACGAGACTTTTTATACTTCTAACATTTCTCCTCAAAAGCATGATTTTAATGCTGGTATTTGGAACAAACTAGAACAGAAAACGCGTTATTGGGCTAAGAAATACAATCATTTGTATGTAGTTACTGGCGGAGTTTTAAAACCCAATTTAAAAACGATTGGTAAAGATAGAGTTAGTGTCCCTAATCAGTTTTATAAAATATTACTTGATTATACAAAACCTGAAATTAAAGCTATCGCTTTTTTATTACCTCACCAAGAAAGTAATAAGCCTTTGTATAGCTTTGTTGTTTCGATAGATTATTTGGAAAAACTTACTGGTATTGATTTTTTTCCAGAGTTGCCTGATAAACTTGAAAATAAACTTGAAGCTTCTACGGATTATAAGAATTGGAGTTTTAGGTAA